A DNA window from Actinomadura luzonensis contains the following coding sequences:
- a CDS encoding carbohydrate ABC transporter permease, translating into MLSGSRIGRRAAWLALTVAVVLTVFPFYWMVRTALTPAADLWTDATSLWPHRPTLVNFARLLNLVGPEAARAAGGSGARIDFLLYTLNSVVYSGLIAVVQTFCCAMAGYAFARLRFPGRDVAFGVIIAALMVPPIFTILPNFVLVKQLGLLNSLPGLVLPSLLMTPFAVFFLRQFFLSIPRDVEEAATLEGVGRWGMFWRIVLPMSRGPLITIGLTTVVWSWKDYLWPLLTGKGEDSRVLTVGLGVFLQQSPNTAPDWTGLMAGSVLSIIPVLLLLIFLGRRLVQSMNFSGIK; encoded by the coding sequence ATGTTGTCCGGATCGAGGATCGGCAGGAGGGCCGCCTGGCTGGCCCTGACCGTCGCGGTCGTGCTCACCGTCTTCCCCTTCTACTGGATGGTCCGCACGGCCCTCACCCCGGCCGCGGACCTCTGGACCGACGCCACCTCGTTATGGCCGCACCGCCCCACGCTGGTCAACTTCGCCCGGCTGCTGAACCTGGTCGGCCCCGAGGCGGCCAGGGCCGCCGGCGGGTCGGGCGCGCGGATCGACTTCCTGCTGTACACGCTGAACTCGGTGGTCTACAGCGGCCTGATCGCCGTCGTGCAGACCTTCTGCTGCGCCATGGCGGGCTACGCCTTCGCCCGGCTGCGCTTCCCCGGCCGGGACGTGGCCTTCGGCGTCATCATCGCCGCGCTGATGGTGCCGCCGATCTTCACGATCCTGCCCAACTTCGTGCTGGTCAAGCAGCTCGGCCTGCTGAACAGCCTGCCGGGCCTGGTGCTGCCCAGCCTCCTCATGACGCCGTTCGCGGTGTTCTTCCTGCGCCAGTTCTTCCTGTCCATCCCCAGGGACGTGGAGGAGGCCGCGACGCTGGAGGGCGTCGGCCGGTGGGGCATGTTCTGGCGGATCGTGCTGCCCATGAGCCGCGGCCCGCTGATCACCATCGGACTGACCACGGTCGTGTGGAGCTGGAAGGACTACCTGTGGCCGCTGCTGACGGGCAAGGGCGAGGACAGCCGGGTGCTGACCGTCGGGCTCGGCGTGTTCCTCCAGCAGTCGCCGAACACGGCGCCGGACTGGACCGGGCTCATGGCCGGGTCGGTGCTGTCCATCATCCCGGTGCTCCTCCTGCTGATCTTCCTAGGCAGGCGGCTGGTGCAGTCGATGAACTTCTCCGGCATCAAGTGA
- a CDS encoding ABC transporter substrate-binding protein, producing MINRKRIGAALLGALLAGTTLTACGGSGKDEPGDGAAAGPVTLDYWLWDDKQLASYQACADAFHQANPNITVKITQTAWAQYWQNLTTQLAAGEAPDVWTDQVSYYPQFVSSNQILDIQPYVTADKIDLGQYQEGLADLWVKDGKRYGLPKDWDTEAIVYNSEMLGKAGVRASELADLTWNPADGGTFERVIAKLTRDEQGRDGLDPAFDKDHVAVYGYLPEWNDGSQGQNGWGELAAANGWTYLDKNPWGTRFKYDDPKLVETIAWYKKLTDKGYAPRFDKQSTLGIDAVMNSGKAALTIAGSWTINTYLGDDAKQKFALAPLPVGPAGARKSAINGLSDAIWAGTENKDAAWKWVKYLGSTACQDVVGGNAAVFPAIKTSTEKALAAHQAKGRDVQVYVDYTKTPGGTFLLPITEHGTEVSQIVQDAIQAVSLGRLEPAEALQKANQQVNALFA from the coding sequence ATGATCAACAGGAAGCGGATCGGAGCGGCGCTGCTCGGCGCGCTGCTGGCGGGCACCACGCTCACCGCGTGCGGCGGTTCCGGCAAGGACGAGCCCGGCGACGGTGCGGCGGCCGGTCCGGTCACGCTCGACTACTGGTTGTGGGACGACAAGCAGTTGGCCTCCTACCAGGCCTGCGCCGACGCCTTCCACCAGGCGAACCCGAACATCACCGTCAAGATCACCCAGACGGCCTGGGCGCAGTACTGGCAGAACCTGACCACGCAGCTCGCCGCCGGCGAGGCGCCGGACGTGTGGACCGACCAGGTGTCCTACTATCCGCAGTTCGTCTCCAGCAACCAGATCCTCGACATCCAGCCCTACGTGACCGCCGACAAGATCGACCTCGGCCAGTACCAGGAAGGGCTCGCCGACCTGTGGGTCAAGGACGGCAAGCGGTACGGCCTGCCCAAGGACTGGGACACCGAGGCGATCGTCTACAACAGCGAGATGCTCGGCAAGGCCGGCGTGCGGGCGTCCGAGCTGGCCGACCTCACCTGGAACCCCGCCGACGGCGGAACCTTCGAGCGGGTCATCGCCAAGCTCACCCGGGACGAGCAGGGCCGCGACGGCCTCGACCCCGCCTTCGACAAGGACCACGTCGCGGTCTACGGGTACCTGCCGGAGTGGAACGACGGCTCCCAGGGCCAGAACGGCTGGGGCGAGCTGGCCGCCGCCAACGGCTGGACCTACCTGGACAAGAACCCCTGGGGCACCCGGTTCAAGTACGACGACCCCAAGCTCGTCGAGACCATCGCCTGGTACAAGAAGCTCACCGACAAGGGCTACGCGCCCCGCTTCGACAAGCAGTCGACGCTCGGCATCGACGCCGTGATGAACTCCGGCAAGGCCGCCCTCACGATCGCCGGCTCCTGGACCATCAACACCTACCTCGGTGACGACGCCAAGCAGAAGTTCGCGCTCGCGCCGCTGCCCGTCGGCCCGGCCGGCGCCCGCAAGAGCGCCATCAACGGCCTGTCGGACGCCATCTGGGCGGGCACCGAGAACAAGGACGCCGCCTGGAAGTGGGTGAAGTACCTCGGCTCCACCGCCTGCCAGGACGTGGTCGGCGGCAACGCCGCGGTGTTCCCCGCGATCAAGACCTCGACGGAGAAGGCCCTCGCCGCCCACCAGGCCAAGGGCCGCGACGTGCAGGTGTACGTGGACTACACCAAGACCCCCGGCGGCACCTTCCTGCTGCCGATCACCGAACACGGCACCGAGGTCAGCCAGATCGTCCAGGACGCCATCCAGGCGGTCAGCCTCGGCCGGCTGGAGCCCGCCGAGGCCCTGCAGAAGGCCAACCAGCAGGTCAACGCCCTGTTCGCCTGA
- a CDS encoding glycoside hydrolase family 36 protein, producing the protein MPLLVGLAGREFAVELTGSEPPTPVAGGLVLPPGRVAILHGLDDALFYRHGQNSWSPCGWRRLSEPPLRIADPQRRLTADDTVWDDPARHHSSAVAALQGADGRVLLLGSLGLGVPRLAADRDTLAGWCEEDGAPWFLAYGEEEEVFARYAGQLAGRLGSSGRRAGNVWCTWYAYYEGITEQVLHKDIAALAGLPFDVAQIDDGWEAAVGDWEPNDKFPSGMRDLTERINAAGMRAGLWLAPFIVLPTSATAREHPEWLLRDAAGRPVVAGHNWGTHYWALDLTHPGVREHLTRMIHRVVHEWGFGYLKLDFVNAGAVPGVRHSGAPREQAYRDAFALIREVAGPEVYLLGSGALLLPSLGLADGLRSGPDVAPLWTNYASDDPSDAMAYNAMVNTLHRLWQSPLAEVDPDVVYFRSRLNLLTETQMGLLQDLAAICGFKAVSDPPSWLHPDELDRLAAYLAERPDIVRTGRYSFAIDGRAVDFGAALNRGQQYPIS; encoded by the coding sequence ATGCCCCTGCTCGTCGGCCTGGCCGGCCGTGAATTCGCGGTCGAGCTCACCGGTTCCGAGCCCCCCACGCCCGTCGCCGGCGGCCTCGTCCTGCCGCCCGGCCGGGTCGCGATCCTGCACGGCCTCGACGACGCCCTGTTCTACCGGCACGGCCAGAACTCCTGGAGCCCGTGCGGCTGGCGCCGGCTCAGCGAGCCCCCGCTGCGGATCGCCGACCCGCAGCGGCGCCTGACCGCCGACGACACGGTCTGGGACGACCCGGCCCGCCACCACTCCTCGGCCGTGGCCGCGCTGCAGGGCGCCGACGGGCGGGTGCTGCTGCTGGGCTCCCTCGGGCTGGGCGTGCCCCGCCTGGCCGCCGACCGCGACACGCTGGCCGGCTGGTGCGAGGAGGACGGGGCCCCCTGGTTCCTCGCCTACGGCGAGGAGGAGGAGGTCTTCGCCCGCTACGCCGGCCAGCTCGCCGGGCGCCTGGGCAGCAGCGGCAGGCGGGCGGGCAACGTGTGGTGCACCTGGTACGCCTACTACGAGGGCATCACCGAGCAGGTGCTGCACAAGGACATCGCCGCGCTGGCCGGCCTGCCGTTCGACGTGGCCCAGATCGACGACGGCTGGGAGGCGGCGGTCGGCGACTGGGAGCCCAACGACAAGTTCCCCTCCGGCATGCGGGACCTGACCGAGCGGATCAACGCCGCCGGGATGCGGGCCGGCCTGTGGCTGGCGCCGTTCATCGTGCTGCCCACGTCGGCGACGGCCCGCGAGCACCCCGAGTGGCTGCTGCGCGACGCCGCCGGGCGGCCGGTCGTGGCCGGGCACAACTGGGGCACCCACTACTGGGCGCTGGACCTCACCCACCCCGGCGTGCGGGAGCATCTCACCCGGATGATCCACCGGGTCGTGCACGAGTGGGGCTTCGGCTACCTCAAGCTCGACTTCGTCAACGCGGGCGCCGTCCCCGGCGTCCGGCACTCCGGGGCGCCGCGCGAGCAGGCCTACCGGGACGCGTTCGCCCTGATCCGCGAGGTCGCCGGCCCGGAGGTCTACCTGCTCGGCAGCGGCGCCCTGCTGCTGCCCTCGCTGGGGCTGGCCGACGGGCTGCGCAGCGGCCCGGACGTCGCCCCGCTGTGGACGAACTACGCCAGCGACGACCCCTCCGACGCGATGGCCTACAACGCGATGGTGAACACGCTGCACCGGCTGTGGCAGTCGCCGCTGGCAGAGGTGGACCCGGACGTCGTGTACTTCCGCAGCCGGCTCAACCTGCTCACCGAGACCCAGATGGGCCTGCTGCAGGACCTGGCCGCGATCTGCGGCTTCAAGGCCGTCTCCGACCCGCCGTCGTGGCTGCACCCGGACGAGCTGGACCGGCTCGCCGCCTACCTCGCCGAGCGGCCGGACATCGTCAGGACGGGCCGGTACAGTTTCGCCATCGACGGCCG